The following are from one region of the Salmo trutta chromosome 22, fSalTru1.1, whole genome shotgun sequence genome:
- the LOC115158401 gene encoding sulfhydryl oxidase 1 isoform X1 has translation MAWRCYRATSRFTWKIHANFRESFISTILFVCLLFPFTTEAGLYTASDQVVVLTPDNVDSVLVNSTAALVVEFYASWCGHCIAFSPVWKSLASDIKEWKPAVDVAAIDCANQDNGPICSRFGVRGYPTLKFFHAYSKPDSKGEGFRGFPRNVRGLRHKIINKMETHAEPWPPACPPLETASRAELDNFFETNSVGHLALLFETSNSYVGRELTLDLLQYENIAVRRVLSTEDGLVAKLNVTDFPSCYLYSPSGIFTRLHVQLEARTFYTYALQRLPGVVRAGKPLPVTSDLAKNTTEDQLRPFNRSRVYMADLESTLHYSLRMELAAHPVIKGEALSALQRYISVLAKYFPGRPVVNNLLKSVDTWLKGEKDTELSYSSLRDALDNTAEVPNAALPKGVRWVGCQGSKPHFRRYPCGMWTLFHVLTVQAEEAADKDPQEVLQAMRSYIHSFFGCQACATHFENMAQESMSHVGTLSSAVLWLWSHHNHVNNRLAGALSEDPHFPKIQWPSPELCPSCHGVKNGEHTWNQEELLTFLRSHFSSEHLLSDYLEEEAQLLSRQKERLVTRHQEQEAKRGAERRARQTQDTSVKPPPEEEEEVAKEEPAEEEAERAGGKVQMSEPPPWVKPKADVSHQPQRRPSIVGLKFRPPQEEIVDLDAFINQHYKALRAAARVSSRVKLRTLQKKEQPGAGLEQGPVLLLGMQPVEPEDLLGQHNMLQKRILTGKYTGSEEEGALEMYPHPNKRRWMSLLSVGFSRLDISLCVLLYFLSSMCLLAMYLFFKNCRRLRRAKVALP, from the exons ATGGCGTGGCGCTGCTACCGTGCCACGTCTCGATTTACATGGAAAATACACGCAAATTTCAGAGAGTCATTCATATCTACGATCTTATTTGTGTGTTTACTTTTTCCTTTTACCACCGAAGCTGGCTTGTACACCGCTTCTGATCAGGTAGTCGTTTTAACCCCGGATAATGTGGACAGCGTTTTGGTCAATTCTACGGCCGCACTGGTTGTTGAGTTTTACGCCTCTTGGTGCGGGCATTGCATTGCTTTTTCTCCCGTATGGAAAAGTCTCGCAAGCGATATTAAAG AGTGGAAACCAGCTGTGGATGTAGCTGCCATAGACTGTGCTAATCAAGATAATGGGCCGATTTGTTCCCGTTTTGGTGTCAGGGGGTACCCCACACTGAAG tTCTTCCACGCATACTCCAAACCTGACTCCAAGGGAGAAGGTTTCAGAG GATTTCCTCGTAATGTGAGGGGTTTACGCCATAAGATCATCAATAAGATGGAGACCCATGCGGagccctggccccctgcctgCCCCCCTCTGGAGACTGCTAG cagagcagagcttGACAACTTCTTTGAGACAAACAGTGTGGGACACCTGGCCTTGCTCTTTGAGACCTCTAACTCATATGTGGGCAGAGAG TTAACTCTGGACCTACTGCAGTATGAGAACATAGCTGTGCGGAGGGTCCTGAGCACTGAGGATGGCCTGGTGGCTAAACTGAATGTGACCGACTTCCCATCCTGTTACCTGTACTCTCCTAGTGGGATCTTCACCAGGCTCCATGT ACAACTTGAGGCCCGGACCTTCTACACCTACGCCCTCCAGAGGCTTCCTGGGGTAGTGCGGGCCGGAAAGCCACTGCCAGTGACCTCTGACCTTGCGAAAAACACAACAGAGGACCAATTGAGACCATTCAACAG GTCTCGTGTGTATATGGCAGACCTGGAGTCTACTCTGCACTACTCTCTGCGCATGGAGCTGGCAGCTCACCCTGTTATCAAAGGAGAGGCACTGAGCGCTCTACAACGCTACATCTCAGTACTAGCGAAG TACTTCCCTGGTCGTCCTGTGGTGAACAACCTGCTGAAGTCTGTGGACACGTGGCTGAAGGGTGAGAAGGACACAGAGCTGTCCTACAGCTCTCTGAGGGACGCTCTGGACAACACTGCAGAG GTACCTAATGCTGCGTTGCCTAAGGGGGTGAGGTGGGTGGGCTGCCAGGGCTCCAAGCCCCACTTCAGAAGGTACCCCTGTGGCATGTGGACCCTTTTCCATGTCCTTACTGTACAGGCCGAGGAAGCTGCTGACAAAG ACCCCCAGGAGGTGCTCCAGGCGATGAGGTCATACATCCACAGTTTCTTTGGCTGTCAGGCATGTGCCACCCACTTTGAGAACATGGCCCAGGAGAGCATGTCCCATGTGGGGACACTGTCCTCCGCCGTGCTATGGCTCTGGTCCCACCATAACCACGTAAACAATAGACTGGCAG GTGCTCTGAGTGAGGATCCCCACTTCCCTAAGATCCAGTGGCCGTCCCCAGAGCTGTGTCCCAGTTGCCATGGGGTTAAGAATGGAGAACACACCTGGAACCAGGAAGAGCTGCTCACCTTCCTCCGCTCCCACTTCTCCTCTGAACACCTCCTCTCTGACTACCTGGAGGAGGAGGCCCAGCTCCTCAGCAGGCAGAAGGAGAGGCTGGTCACCAGGCATCAGGAGCAGGAGGccaagagaggagcagagaggagggccAGGCAGACCCAGGACACCTCGGTCAAACCACcgccggaggaggaggaggaagtggctAAAGAAGAGCCAGCagaagaggaggcggagagggCAGGAGGAAAGGTGCAGATGTCTGAACCCCCACCCTGGGTAAAGCCCAAGGCAGATGTGTCCCACCAGCCCCAGCGCAGGCCCAGCATTGTGGGGCTGAAGTTCAGGCCGCCCCAGGAGGAGATTGTAGACCTGGACGCCTTCATCAACCAGCACTACAAGGCCCTCCGCGCTGCAGCCAGAGTGTCCTCTCGTGTCAAACTCAGGACCCTGCAGAAGAAGGAGCAGCCTGGAGCTGGCCTGGAACAGGGGCCAGTGCTGCTGCTGGGGATGCAGCCCGTGGAGCCGGAGGACTTGTTAGGGCAGCACAACATGCTGCAGAAGAGGATTCTGACAGGCAAGTACACTGGGTCAGAGGAGGAGGGGGCTCTGGAGATGTACCCGCACCCTAACAAGAGGCGCTGGATGTCCTTGCTGAGCGTTGGCTTCTCCAGACTGGACATCAGCCTGTGTGTGCTCCTCTACTTCCTGTCCTCAATGTGTCTGCTGGCCATGTACCTCTTCTTCAAGAACTGCCGGCGGCTGCGACGGGCCAAGGTGGCTTTGCCCTGA
- the LOC115158401 gene encoding sulfhydryl oxidase 1 isoform X2, translated as MAWRCYRATSRFTWKIHANFRESFISTILFVCLLFPFTTEAGLYTASDQVVVLTPDNVDSVLVNSTAALVVEFYASWCGHCIAFSPVWKSLASDIKEWKPAVDVAAIDCANQDNGPICSRFGVRGYPTLKFFHAYSKPDSKGEGFRGFPRNVRGLRHKIINKMETHAEPWPPACPPLETARAELDNFFETNSVGHLALLFETSNSYVGRELTLDLLQYENIAVRRVLSTEDGLVAKLNVTDFPSCYLYSPSGIFTRLHVQLEARTFYTYALQRLPGVVRAGKPLPVTSDLAKNTTEDQLRPFNRSRVYMADLESTLHYSLRMELAAHPVIKGEALSALQRYISVLAKYFPGRPVVNNLLKSVDTWLKGEKDTELSYSSLRDALDNTAEVPNAALPKGVRWVGCQGSKPHFRRYPCGMWTLFHVLTVQAEEAADKDPQEVLQAMRSYIHSFFGCQACATHFENMAQESMSHVGTLSSAVLWLWSHHNHVNNRLAGALSEDPHFPKIQWPSPELCPSCHGVKNGEHTWNQEELLTFLRSHFSSEHLLSDYLEEEAQLLSRQKERLVTRHQEQEAKRGAERRARQTQDTSVKPPPEEEEEVAKEEPAEEEAERAGGKVQMSEPPPWVKPKADVSHQPQRRPSIVGLKFRPPQEEIVDLDAFINQHYKALRAAARVSSRVKLRTLQKKEQPGAGLEQGPVLLLGMQPVEPEDLLGQHNMLQKRILTGKYTGSEEEGALEMYPHPNKRRWMSLLSVGFSRLDISLCVLLYFLSSMCLLAMYLFFKNCRRLRRAKVALP; from the exons ATGGCGTGGCGCTGCTACCGTGCCACGTCTCGATTTACATGGAAAATACACGCAAATTTCAGAGAGTCATTCATATCTACGATCTTATTTGTGTGTTTACTTTTTCCTTTTACCACCGAAGCTGGCTTGTACACCGCTTCTGATCAGGTAGTCGTTTTAACCCCGGATAATGTGGACAGCGTTTTGGTCAATTCTACGGCCGCACTGGTTGTTGAGTTTTACGCCTCTTGGTGCGGGCATTGCATTGCTTTTTCTCCCGTATGGAAAAGTCTCGCAAGCGATATTAAAG AGTGGAAACCAGCTGTGGATGTAGCTGCCATAGACTGTGCTAATCAAGATAATGGGCCGATTTGTTCCCGTTTTGGTGTCAGGGGGTACCCCACACTGAAG tTCTTCCACGCATACTCCAAACCTGACTCCAAGGGAGAAGGTTTCAGAG GATTTCCTCGTAATGTGAGGGGTTTACGCCATAAGATCATCAATAAGATGGAGACCCATGCGGagccctggccccctgcctgCCCCCCTCTGGAGACTGCTAG agcagagcttGACAACTTCTTTGAGACAAACAGTGTGGGACACCTGGCCTTGCTCTTTGAGACCTCTAACTCATATGTGGGCAGAGAG TTAACTCTGGACCTACTGCAGTATGAGAACATAGCTGTGCGGAGGGTCCTGAGCACTGAGGATGGCCTGGTGGCTAAACTGAATGTGACCGACTTCCCATCCTGTTACCTGTACTCTCCTAGTGGGATCTTCACCAGGCTCCATGT ACAACTTGAGGCCCGGACCTTCTACACCTACGCCCTCCAGAGGCTTCCTGGGGTAGTGCGGGCCGGAAAGCCACTGCCAGTGACCTCTGACCTTGCGAAAAACACAACAGAGGACCAATTGAGACCATTCAACAG GTCTCGTGTGTATATGGCAGACCTGGAGTCTACTCTGCACTACTCTCTGCGCATGGAGCTGGCAGCTCACCCTGTTATCAAAGGAGAGGCACTGAGCGCTCTACAACGCTACATCTCAGTACTAGCGAAG TACTTCCCTGGTCGTCCTGTGGTGAACAACCTGCTGAAGTCTGTGGACACGTGGCTGAAGGGTGAGAAGGACACAGAGCTGTCCTACAGCTCTCTGAGGGACGCTCTGGACAACACTGCAGAG GTACCTAATGCTGCGTTGCCTAAGGGGGTGAGGTGGGTGGGCTGCCAGGGCTCCAAGCCCCACTTCAGAAGGTACCCCTGTGGCATGTGGACCCTTTTCCATGTCCTTACTGTACAGGCCGAGGAAGCTGCTGACAAAG ACCCCCAGGAGGTGCTCCAGGCGATGAGGTCATACATCCACAGTTTCTTTGGCTGTCAGGCATGTGCCACCCACTTTGAGAACATGGCCCAGGAGAGCATGTCCCATGTGGGGACACTGTCCTCCGCCGTGCTATGGCTCTGGTCCCACCATAACCACGTAAACAATAGACTGGCAG GTGCTCTGAGTGAGGATCCCCACTTCCCTAAGATCCAGTGGCCGTCCCCAGAGCTGTGTCCCAGTTGCCATGGGGTTAAGAATGGAGAACACACCTGGAACCAGGAAGAGCTGCTCACCTTCCTCCGCTCCCACTTCTCCTCTGAACACCTCCTCTCTGACTACCTGGAGGAGGAGGCCCAGCTCCTCAGCAGGCAGAAGGAGAGGCTGGTCACCAGGCATCAGGAGCAGGAGGccaagagaggagcagagaggagggccAGGCAGACCCAGGACACCTCGGTCAAACCACcgccggaggaggaggaggaagtggctAAAGAAGAGCCAGCagaagaggaggcggagagggCAGGAGGAAAGGTGCAGATGTCTGAACCCCCACCCTGGGTAAAGCCCAAGGCAGATGTGTCCCACCAGCCCCAGCGCAGGCCCAGCATTGTGGGGCTGAAGTTCAGGCCGCCCCAGGAGGAGATTGTAGACCTGGACGCCTTCATCAACCAGCACTACAAGGCCCTCCGCGCTGCAGCCAGAGTGTCCTCTCGTGTCAAACTCAGGACCCTGCAGAAGAAGGAGCAGCCTGGAGCTGGCCTGGAACAGGGGCCAGTGCTGCTGCTGGGGATGCAGCCCGTGGAGCCGGAGGACTTGTTAGGGCAGCACAACATGCTGCAGAAGAGGATTCTGACAGGCAAGTACACTGGGTCAGAGGAGGAGGGGGCTCTGGAGATGTACCCGCACCCTAACAAGAGGCGCTGGATGTCCTTGCTGAGCGTTGGCTTCTCCAGACTGGACATCAGCCTGTGTGTGCTCCTCTACTTCCTGTCCTCAATGTGTCTGCTGGCCATGTACCTCTTCTTCAAGAACTGCCGGCGGCTGCGACGGGCCAAGGTGGCTTTGCCCTGA